A region of the Roseiflexus sp. RS-1 genome:
GTTCTGTGAAGAACAGGGGGTTGTGGCGGAATTTGCCCACCTGCATCCATCGGAGCGCGCCGCCGACCTGCTGGACTCCGCGCACGTGCAGTTCAATCGCGAGATCGTCGTTGTCGATCTGACGCTTCCGGAGGAGAATCTGTGGCGCCATTCCTTCTCGCTCTCCTGCCGCAAGAACATTCAGCGCGCACACCGCGATCAGGTGCGCGTTGTCGAAGGGCGAACTGATGCCGATGTGCGCGAGTTCCACCGCATCTATACGATGACGATGGAGCGTCGTCAGGCGCACAAACGCTACTTTTTCTCGCTCGACTATTTTCTGGCGTTTCGCGACGAATTGCCCGATAACACGCTGTTTCTGTTCGCCGTGTATCGTGATCGGGCGATTGCGGCGCACCTGTATCTCTATGATGATGAAGAGATGCACGATTTTCTCGGCGGCATGGAAGAGGAGCATAAGCGACTGCGTCCGGCGAACGCCGTCATTTATGCTGCTATTCAGTGGGGGCGACGCCGTGGGAAGCGTCGGCTCATTCTGGGGGGAGGGTATCAGCAGAACGATGGGATCTATCAGTTCAAGGCAAGTTTCTCTCCGCTGCGCGCACGTTTCTCAACGTATCGACGGGTGCGCCATCCGACGCTGTATGCCGATCTCTGCCAGGCATGGACGGAGTACTACGGATGCGCTCTGCCGCAGGACGCAACGTATTTCCCGGCGTATCGCATGATCCCGCCGCAGGATGCAGGATTGGCGCGCGAGGTTGGCGGTTAGATGCGCCCCGTATGGGGGCGAAGCGGGTTCTTTGGTCTGAACATGTCGGAACGTCCACAAAGGCAGAGCATGCCAGGGAGCAGAATATGGACAGAGTGCCCATGTCATCGCCGGATGTGACCGATGCTGAGCGGGAAGTTGTCATGAAAGCGTTGCACACGCCGGTTTTGAGCATCGGACCGTATGTTCAACAGTTCGAGCAACGTCTGTCGGCGTTTGTTGGCGCTCGTTACGGGGTTGCAGTCAACTCTGGCACGAGCGGTCTGCATCTGAGCGTCATCGCTGCTGGCGTTACCGAATATGATCTGGTCGTCACGACGCCGTTTTCGTTTATCGCATCGGCAAACTGCATTCTGTACGAACGCGGCATCCCGATCTTCGTCGATGTCGATCCGCTGACGGGGAATATCGATCCGGAACAGGTGCATGCTGCGATAAGCGATCTCTCGCGCGGCGGGATGGCGGCGCGGCGCTGGTTGCCGCCCGCTCTGCGCAACGGTCGTTATGGTCGGGTGAAAGCCATTCTTGCAGTGCATGCGTTTGGTCAACCAGCGGATATGACGCCGATCGTCGCACTTGCGCGGCGGCGGAATCTGGTGGTCATCGAAGATGCCTGCGAGGCGCTTGGTTCGGAGTATCGCGGTCATCCGGCGGGGACGTTGGGCGATCTGGCTGTCTTTGCCTTCTACCCGAACAAACAGATCACCACCGGCGAAGGGGGCATGATTGTCACCAACAACGAAGAATGGGCTGTGTTGCTGCGCAGTCTGCGCAACCAGGGTCGTGATGTGTTCGACGCCTGGTTGAACCATACCCGGCTTGGCTTCAACTATCGGCTCGACGAGTTGAGCGCCGCGCTGGGGTGTGTGCAAATGCAGCGCATCCACGAGTTGCTGGCAAAACGCGCGCGAGTGGCGGCATGGTACAACGAACGGCTCGCCGATCTCGAACTGGTCGAACGTCCGCTGATCAGCGATACGACCACGGTGATGAGCTGGTTCGTCTATGTAGTGCGGATCAAGCCGCCCGCCCGACGCGATGGAGTGATGCGCCTGCTGGCAGCCAGCGGTATTCCGAGTCGTCCGTACTTTACACCGATCCATCTGCAACCGTTCTACCGCAAACGGTTCGGTTTCCGCCGGGGCGATTTCCCGGTGACCGAACGCCTGGGGGATACGTCGCTGGCGCTGCCGTTTTCCAGCGTGATGACCGAATCGCAGGTCGATATGGTGTGTGAACAGTTGCGCCGCAGTCTGGTGCAATCGATCCAGTCGGAAGATACGGTAGGCGTGGCGTGAGTCGTGAGATGACAGATCAAAAACGAATATCACAATTGCGCATAATCACACGTCTGCAATGGTCACACCGATCCGCCCGCCTGGGATACGCAATGCTTTTGACTATCGCTGCTCTGACGGTCAGCGCCGGGTGGTGGTTGCCAGCGCTGGGCGGTCTGCTGGCGCTGGAAGGACGACCGGCGCACGCCGATGCGATTGTCGTGCTTGGCGGCGGGTTCCCGTTGCGTGACCAGCACGCGATCGATCTCTACCGTGAGGGATGGGCGCGGGAGATCTGGCGCACCGGCGATCTGCCCGGCGGCTCGGTCGTGTTACAGAAGGCGCGCCGACTGGCACTCCAGCAGGGGGTTCCCGAAACAGCATTCGTGCCGGTGGCGACCGATAGCACCTGGGCGGATGGGCGCGAAATTGCTCGCATGGCGCAGGAGCGCCACGCCCAACGCCTGCTCATCGTTACCGAGTGGCCCCACAGTCGGCGCGCTATGTGCGTGATTAATCGTCACCTTGCCGGTACCGGCGTCGTCGCGTTCTACGATGGTCCGCGCCATCCGCCCTACACGCCGTCCAACTGGTGGCGTGATCCCGAAGGTCGCCGGATCGTGTCTGGTGAAATGCTCAAGACGATCTACTACCTGTTGCGATTCGGCGTGACTCCCTGGGCATGTTGAGCATTCCGCTGCGCAACGGCGCGGAGTGGAACAGGAGGAGGATATGTCACGATCATTGCCTGCCGGACATCTCTGCACAATCGATGTGTTGATGTTGACTATTGCGGCGTTCGCCAGTTATGCACTACGTCTCGAGCGTCTCGATCTGGGTGAGCACTGGCGGTCGTTCGTGCTGTTTGCCGGAGCAGCGCCGGTTGTTGTGCTGATGCTCTTTGGGATGACACGGGTCTATGCCCAGTACTGGCGCTATGCATCGTTCCACGAGTTCAGTCTGCTGGCGTGGGCGCTTGTGTGCGCCGGGATCGTTCTGGAAGGCATGGTGCTGATCGGGCGCGCCCTGTTTCCAGCGATACCGGTTGTCCCGTTGTCGATCCCGCCGATCTTCGTCTTATCCGCGCTGACACTGACCGCATTGCCGCGCCTGATGATGCACGCGCGATTTCAACCTTCCCCCCGGCGCTGGCATCGACAGAGCGGTAATCGTGCGCTGATCATGGGCGCCGGTGAAGCCGGCGCAATGATTGTGCAGAGTATGCGTCTTGCCCGGCAGAATAATGTTATTGTGGGCTTTGTCGATGATAACCCGCACAAGCGAGGCGTGCGCATCAATGGCGCGCCGGTGCTCGGTGATCGTCACGATATTCCGCGTCTGGCGGCAGAGTATCAGATCAACGAGGTGATCATCGCCATGCCGAGTGCGCCGGGCAAAACCATCCGTGAGATTGTTGCGATCTGTGAACGTGCCGGTGTGCGCGCTCGCATCATCCCCGGAATAGCCGAACTGGTCGATGGTCGGTTCAGCGTCAATCATATCCGCGATGTGCAGATCGAAGACCTGCTCCGCCGCGCGCCGATACAAACCGATATGCAGGCGGTAGGGCGCCTGATCCGTGGGCGGCGCGTGCTGGTCACCGGCGGGGGCGGATCGATCGGGAGCGAAATCTGTCGCCACGTGCTGCGGTACGAACCGTCTGACCTGATCATTCTGGGGCACGGTGAAAACAGTGTATTCGCCATCCACAACGAGTTGTACCGGTGGTTGAACACGCCACGCGGAGAGTCGGATAGCGTAGACGGTGATGGACAATGCCGGTCATACCGCACGCCAACGCTGCATACGGTGATTGCCGATATTCGCTTCTCCGAGCGCATTCACGCGGTGTTCGAGCGGTATCGTCCGGAGATCGTGTTCCATGCCGCAGCGCACAAGCACGTTCCGCTGATGGAAGCCAACCCCGTCGAAGCGGTGACCAACAATGTGCTTGGCACGCGCAATCTGCTCGATGCCGCAATTGTCACCGGCGTTGAACGCTTCGTCATGATCTCGACCGATAAGGCGGTCAACCCCACCAGCATCATGGGCAGCAGCAAGCGTGCCGCCGAACTGCTGGTGCATCACGCAGCGAAGGTCAGCGGTCGGGCGTTCATGGCAGTGCGTTTCGGCAACGTCCTGGGCAGTCGCGGCAGTGTTGTGTGGACGTTCAAGCAGCAGATTGCCGCCGGCGGACCGGTGACAGTAACCCATCCAGAGATGCGCCGTTATTTCATGACCATCCCCGAAGCGGTGCAACTGGTGTTGCAGGCGGCGGCGCTTGGTCGGGGCGGCGAGGTGTTTACGCTGGACATGGGTGAGCCGGTCAAGATTCTCGATCTGGCGCGCGATATGATCGAACTCTCCGGGTTGCAGGTAGGGCGCGACATCGATATCGCCTTTGTAGGGTTGCGCCCAGGCGAGAAACTCTTTGAGGAACTGTTCCTGCCCGGCGAGCAGTACGACCGCACAAGCCACGAGAAGATTTTCATTGCCAGGAATGCCAGCCGGCTTGTCCCCGCCGATGTGCTCGCGCTGATCGCCGATCTTGAAGAGGCGGCTCTGTCGGACGATACGTCACGCACCGTCCGGTTGCTCCGTCTCATCGTTCAGCGCAGTCAATCGACGCCACACGAGGATGTGCACGGCGATCATACGCTCGAGCCTGCCAGCCTGCGCGCGCTCGCAGTGGGTGGGTCGTAGCGGGTCGAACGCCCACGGCGCACGATGATCCTTCCTGCGGGTGACGCATGCTTCTGGATGGCGCAGTGTTCCGCGCTGTGGAGAGCGTGCGTCGCTTGCTGCGCTCCAGTACGCTGGCATGGAGTCGCTTCCTGTGCTGCCGCAGTTCAGGGCATCAGATCGCACCCAACGCCGGTGCGGAATATCTCGTCAGTGTCCACATTTCTCCTGGGAGCGAGGGTATCTTGCCCTCGTAGACGCGACGAGGGCGGGACGCCCTCGCTCCCGGGCGTGTGTGTTCCTCCAGGTGTGAACAGTTACACCGTCTCTGGAGTTGGACAAAACCGGTGAGTCGCGGTACGCTAGAGAACCTGGAGACGGCGCAGGCATGGGGAGGCAGATTCGTGCGCGTTTTCATTACTGGCATTACGGGTCCGGTTGGCAGCGCGCTTGCCGACTATCTGGTGACATTACCCGGCGTCGAGGTGCACGCTTTCAAACGCTGGCGTAGCGATACGCGCCCGATTGCGCATCTGCTTGGACGGATCACGGTGCACGAGGGAGACATCGAAGATCCGTACTCGGTGGCGCGTGCGGTGGAACGGGCGGCGCCGGAGCGCGTGTACCATCTGGCAGCGCAGAGTTATCCCAGCGAGTCGTGGGATGCGCCGGTTGTTACCATGCGCACCAATGTCGAGGGAACGATCAACCTGCTGGAGGCGGTGCGCCGTTATGCGCCACGCGCGCGGGTGCATATCGCCGGCACCAGCGCCGAGTACGGCTGGGTACGTCCAGAAGAGACGCCGATCCGCGAAACGCATCCCACCCGTCCCCTCAGTCCCTATGGCGTGAGCAAGGTCGCAGCCGGATTGAGCGGCTTGCAGTACGCTGCCAACTACGGTTTACACGTTGTCGTCACCCGTTCATTCAATCACGTTGGTCCGCACCAGGGCGACCGGTGCGCCATTCAGACATTCTGCCGTCAGATGGCGCTGATCGAGCATGATCGTCAGGAACCGGTCATATACGTCGGCAATCTGGAGGCGCGGCGTGATTTTACCCATACGCGCGATGTGGCGCACGCGCTCTGGCTGTTGCTCGACCATAGCGTGTCAGGTGAAATCTACAATCTCTGCTCAGGTGTGGCAACGCGCATCGGCGATATTGTTGCGCTGGTGCAACGGTCTGGTCGCGTTGCAACGGAAGTCCGCATCGATCCGTCGCGCCTGCGCCCGTCGGATGAGCCGCTGCTCGTGGGCGACAATACGAAACTGCGGCAGGCGACGGGATGGGCGCCCCAGATCGATGTGCCAATGATGGTGGAGGAGTTGATGGCGTACTGGCGGGAGCGGATCGCTACGGGGGGGTGAGGTGTCCTCACGGGGGTAGGTTTTTGGGGAAGCCCTTGCGTGCCATCTCCCGTTTCAGGCATCAGGACGCCCAAACTCCCCCTTCTCCCCTTGTGGGAGAAGGGGGCAGGGGGGATGCTTACAGGGGTAGGTTTTTAGGAAGACCCTGCGTTCCTTCTCTCGTTTTGGTTGTCCTGACGCCCAAACTCCCCCTTCTCCCCTTGTGGGAGAAGGGGGTTGGGGGGATGAGGGGCAAAAGGCGTGGGAATGCAGCAAACCGCACATCTCTCCCAAGAACTCTACCCTTGAAAGGGTGAGGTGTCGGGGTCGGGGCACGGCATGCCGTGCCCCGACGACTCTGCCGCGACGCGGCATGCCGTACCCCGACGACTCTGCCGCGATGCGCCATGCCGTGTCGCACGAGATGCCCGCGTCCAGCGGAGTGTAGACCGAAATTATGGTCGTTGAGTAATTATTCCGCTATAGCCCATGCAGGCGGGCTTCGCCTTGCCTGGCCGAGGGCTTCAGCCCGACGGCGAGAGGCGCATACCGGACTTAATGCTCAATCTCCATCAGCCCCACGGCAATGGCGAATACCGGTTTATATTTCGGTCGCCGCGTGGGGGCGCGATGTTCGTTGCGGTCGTCTGGAGAGTGCTCAACTTTGTCCAATCGGTTCAGCCTCTGTGAGAACTGCTCTAAATGACTCTATAGGTCGCATCGCTGTATGCGGGCGCGACGCCCGCGCACCCGGCATGCGGGCGCGACGCTGGCGTACCCACACGGAGGCGCGAGGTTTATCCCTGCGGTGCGGAGACTGGCTCCTCCGGTTCTGCGGCAGCTGGCGGGGCAGGCGTCGGAAGCGCTGCGATCTGGTAGAAGGCGACAATTTTGTCCCGCGCTAAGGCGGCAAAATCGCGTGGTATCGGCGTGCCGCCGGCGATCGGGAAGATCTGCACACTGCGCAGCGGCAGAAAATCCTCCATGAGTCGCTCAAGCGCCTCGGTCAGCGTCAGACCCGGACGGACATAACACGTCCCGCGAACGACGAAGGCAGTCGTGAAGAACATCACTGTCAACGGTACAACCTCCCGGCGTTGTTCTTCCAGCGGGTAATCGGGTGGCGGCGGCGCTTCTGTCAGGGTTGCGACCAGCACCGCCTCTGATCGGTCGCAGAGGAGTTGCGGCAGGCGCTGTGTTGTGGGATGATGCCCCAGCGGTACGATCGTCGCGTCACGCAGGGTGAGGTAGCGGCGCTGTTCACCGTTGATCGCGTCACTGACGCGCCGATAGATGGTGAGATCATATGCCCCTGCAATGACCAGGCTGGTGGTGTAGATCTCGATCTGATGGGTATAGAGCGGTGTCAGATTGCGCCTCGCACATCACTATCGTTCTGCAACGCGCGCCAGGACGCCCCAGAACTCCGGATACGACACATCGACCGCCCCGGCGCCGCGCAGCGTCGTTTCGCCAGATGCCACAAGCCCGGCGATAGCCCATGTCATCGCCAGGCGATGATCGCCATGGCTGTCGAGCGAAGCGCCGCGTAGACGCGCGCCCCCTGAAATGACCATGCCATCACTGGTTGGCTCCACCGTTGCACCGAGCGCCGTCAGACCCGACGCCGCCGTTGCAATGCGATCAGTCTCTTTGACACGCAGTTCCTGGGCGTCACGAATGATCGTTTCACCTTCTGCGCACGCTGCAGCGAGCGCCAGAACCGGCAGTTCATCGATCAGACGCGGGATTAGCGCGCCTTCAATGGTGATGCCACGCAACTGTGACGAACGCACGGTCACATCTCCGACCGGTTCACTCCCCTCGATGCGCTGATTCGTCACCTCGATCTGCGCACCCATAGCGCGTAGTGCGTCAAGCGCGCCGGTGCGCGTCGGGTTGAGACAGACGCCGGTGGTTGTCAATTCGGCGTCGGGGTGGATGGCTGCCGCGACCCACCAGAAAGCCGCCGATGACGGATCACCCGGCGCCCGGAGCGATAGCGGACGCAGTGCATCGGAGTGTGCTGGCGGCGTCAGACGGATGACCGGCGTATTGACCGTGATCTCAACTCCCATCGCTGCCAGCATACGCTCGGTATGGTCCCGCCCATCGGTACGACCAGTCAGCGTCAGCGGCGCATCGCCGAACAGCGCTGCCAGCAGCAGCGCGCTCTTGACCTGTGCCGACGCAATTGGCAGTTCGTATGCGCCGCCGTGCAGGTGTGCGCCGCGTACCGCCAGCGGCGCGCAGTTGCCCTGCTGCCGACCGTCGAGGCTGGCGCCGAGGGCGCGCAGCGGCGCAACAATGCGCTGCTGCGGACGTGAGCGGAGCGACGAGTCGCCGGTGAGCACGGCAAACATGCCCTCCTGCCCGGCGATCATGCCCGCCAGCAGGCGCAGCGTCGTGCCGGAGTTGCCGCAGTCCAGCACATCGACCGGCTCGCGGAGACCGCGCAACCCCGCGCCATCGACGCGCACCGTGGTTCCCTGGCGTTCGATGTGCACGCCGAGCGCCTGAACACAGGCAATGGTCGAGAGGCAATCCGCGCCGGTGAGAAAATTCGTAATCTCAGCGCTGCCAGCAGCAACTGCATTCAACAGAATCGCCCGATGCGAGATCGACTTATCGCCTGGGA
Encoded here:
- a CDS encoding lipid II:glycine glycyltransferase FemX, which produces MIQEQLFTIEDRDAWEEAMPTHISVFGSIGYACIVQRHIGYPARLFVVSSGTGRIVYPFFLRPVANLPFAQQYAPFWDTLTPEYTGPMAWGEVTPLLRYFFDERWNRFCEEQGVVAEFAHLHPSERAADLLDSAHVQFNREIVVVDLTLPEENLWRHSFSLSCRKNIQRAHRDQVRVVEGRTDADVREFHRIYTMTMERRQAHKRYFFSLDYFLAFRDELPDNTLFLFAVYRDRAIAAHLYLYDDEEMHDFLGGMEEEHKRLRPANAVIYAAIQWGRRRGKRRLILGGGYQQNDGIYQFKASFSPLRARFSTYRRVRHPTLYADLCQAWTEYYGCALPQDATYFPAYRMIPPQDAGLAREVGG
- a CDS encoding DegT/DnrJ/EryC1/StrS family aminotransferase, which translates into the protein MDRVPMSSPDVTDAEREVVMKALHTPVLSIGPYVQQFEQRLSAFVGARYGVAVNSGTSGLHLSVIAAGVTEYDLVVTTPFSFIASANCILYERGIPIFVDVDPLTGNIDPEQVHAAISDLSRGGMAARRWLPPALRNGRYGRVKAILAVHAFGQPADMTPIVALARRRNLVVIEDACEALGSEYRGHPAGTLGDLAVFAFYPNKQITTGEGGMIVTNNEEWAVLLRSLRNQGRDVFDAWLNHTRLGFNYRLDELSAALGCVQMQRIHELLAKRARVAAWYNERLADLELVERPLISDTTTVMSWFVYVVRIKPPARRDGVMRLLAASGIPSRPYFTPIHLQPFYRKRFGFRRGDFPVTERLGDTSLALPFSSVMTESQVDMVCEQLRRSLVQSIQSEDTVGVA
- a CDS encoding YdcF family protein, whose protein sequence is MLLTIAALTVSAGWWLPALGGLLALEGRPAHADAIVVLGGGFPLRDQHAIDLYREGWAREIWRTGDLPGGSVVLQKARRLALQQGVPETAFVPVATDSTWADGREIARMAQERHAQRLLIVTEWPHSRRAMCVINRHLAGTGVVAFYDGPRHPPYTPSNWWRDPEGRRIVSGEMLKTIYYLLRFGVTPWAC
- a CDS encoding polysaccharide biosynthesis protein, encoding MSRSLPAGHLCTIDVLMLTIAAFASYALRLERLDLGEHWRSFVLFAGAAPVVVLMLFGMTRVYAQYWRYASFHEFSLLAWALVCAGIVLEGMVLIGRALFPAIPVVPLSIPPIFVLSALTLTALPRLMMHARFQPSPRRWHRQSGNRALIMGAGEAGAMIVQSMRLARQNNVIVGFVDDNPHKRGVRINGAPVLGDRHDIPRLAAEYQINEVIIAMPSAPGKTIREIVAICERAGVRARIIPGIAELVDGRFSVNHIRDVQIEDLLRRAPIQTDMQAVGRLIRGRRVLVTGGGGSIGSEICRHVLRYEPSDLIILGHGENSVFAIHNELYRWLNTPRGESDSVDGDGQCRSYRTPTLHTVIADIRFSERIHAVFERYRPEIVFHAAAHKHVPLMEANPVEAVTNNVLGTRNLLDAAIVTGVERFVMISTDKAVNPTSIMGSSKRAAELLVHHAAKVSGRAFMAVRFGNVLGSRGSVVWTFKQQIAAGGPVTVTHPEMRRYFMTIPEAVQLVLQAAALGRGGEVFTLDMGEPVKILDLARDMIELSGLQVGRDIDIAFVGLRPGEKLFEELFLPGEQYDRTSHEKIFIARNASRLVPADVLALIADLEEAALSDDTSRTVRLLRLIVQRSQSTPHEDVHGDHTLEPASLRALAVGGS
- a CDS encoding GDP-mannose 4,6-dehydratase, giving the protein MRVFITGITGPVGSALADYLVTLPGVEVHAFKRWRSDTRPIAHLLGRITVHEGDIEDPYSVARAVERAAPERVYHLAAQSYPSESWDAPVVTMRTNVEGTINLLEAVRRYAPRARVHIAGTSAEYGWVRPEETPIRETHPTRPLSPYGVSKVAAGLSGLQYAANYGLHVVVTRSFNHVGPHQGDRCAIQTFCRQMALIEHDRQEPVIYVGNLEARRDFTHTRDVAHALWLLLDHSVSGEIYNLCSGVATRIGDIVALVQRSGRVATEVRIDPSRLRPSDEPLLVGDNTKLRQATGWAPQIDVPMMVEELMAYWRERIATGG
- the aroA gene encoding 3-phosphoshikimate 1-carboxyvinyltransferase, translated to MMIYSITPPHRLRGIIDLPGDKSISHRAILLNAVAAGSAEITNFLTGADCLSTIACVQALGVHIERQGTTVRVDGAGLRGLREPVDVLDCGNSGTTLRLLAGMIAGQEGMFAVLTGDSSLRSRPQQRIVAPLRALGASLDGRQQGNCAPLAVRGAHLHGGAYELPIASAQVKSALLLAALFGDAPLTLTGRTDGRDHTERMLAAMGVEITVNTPVIRLTPPAHSDALRPLSLRAPGDPSSAAFWWVAAAIHPDAELTTTGVCLNPTRTGALDALRAMGAQIEVTNQRIEGSEPVGDVTVRSSQLRGITIEGALIPRLIDELPVLALAAACAEGETIIRDAQELRVKETDRIATAASGLTALGATVEPTSDGMVISGGARLRGASLDSHGDHRLAMTWAIAGLVASGETTLRGAGAVDVSYPEFWGVLARVAER